DNA from Amycolatopsis sp. DSM 110486:
TCGGCGCGAAACCCTTGATTTTCCTGCGCCGCGCCCTGCCCGACCGCGCTTTCGACACCCTGATCATGAGAGCCCTCGCGAGCTGACCACGGAGAGCCGATGGAGCCGTCCCGCCCGCTGCGCGCCGACGCGGTGCGCAACCGCACGAAGATCCTCGACGCGGCGCGGGAGCAGATCACCCGGCTCGGCCCCGACGTCCCGATGGACACGATCGCCGAGGCCGCGGGGGTCGCCGTGGGCACGTTGTACCGGCACTTCCCGACGAAAACCGACCTCGTCACGGCGGTGATCGGCGAGCACAGCGAACTGATCACCGAGGCGATCGAGGCGGCGGCCGAGCGGGTGGCCGGCGGGGCCGACGCGATGGGCGAGATCTCGGCGCTGGTGAGCCACATCGTCGAGGCGGCGGCCGACGACCGGGCGGTGAAGGCCGCGGCGCAGAACGTCGGGGCGGAGTACCTCACACCCGAACAGGAGAGCCGCAGCCGCGCGGCCACGACGCGGATGATCAAGGTCGCCCAGCGCGACGGCAGGCTGCGTGAGGACGTGACCGCCGACGACTTCTACCTGCTCATCCTCACGGCGCCGACGGACGTCCAGCCGGCGGTGCGGGCGAGGTGGCTGGAGCTGTTCCTCGCGGGCTTCACCACCGGCAAGGGCTGAAAACCCTTACCGGCCAAGGAGGATCACCGCTCCCGCTGCACGACCACCCCGAGCACGCCCGGTCCGGTGTGCGCGCCGATCACGGCGCCCAGCTCCGACACCACGCAGCCGCCGGCGCAGCCGGGCACGGCTTCCTCCAGGCGATTGGCCAGCTCGACAGCTCGTTCCGGCGAGGCGAGGTGGTGCACGGCGAGCTCGACCGGGCCTTCACCGGCCGCCTTCACCGCGAGCTCGACCAGCCGCCCCATGGCCCGGTTCATGGTCCGGACCTTTTCCAGCGGAAGGATGCGCCCTTCGGACATGTGCAACACCGGCTTCACCGCGAGCGCCGTGCCCAGCAGCGCGGCGGCCGGCCCGATGCGGCCACCACGGCGCAGGTGCTCGAGCGTCTCGACCACGAAGAGCGTGGAAGAGCGCCCGGCGGCGTCGACCGCGGCCGCCTCGACGTCGACCGCCGACTTGCCCGCAGTGGCGGCCACCGCGGCGTGCAGCGCGGCGAACCCGAGCCCCATGGCCGTGGTGCGCGAGTCGACCACGCGCACGAGGTCCGGACCGACTTCCTGGGCGGCGAGCACGGCGGCTTCCCACGTGCCGGAGAGCTCTTTGGACAGATGCACCGACACCACGGACTCGGCGCCGTCGTCGAGCGCGGCCCGGAAGACGGTCGCGAACTCGGCGGGCGTGGGCCGTGACGTGGTGACGATTTTGCGCTCCCCCAGCGCTTCCGCGAGCGCGGCGGGGCCCATCTCGGTGCCGTCGTAGGAGACGGCACCGTCGACGAGGACGTGCAGAGGCACCACGCGCACCGAGTGCCGGTCGGCGAAGCCCTCCGGCAGATGAGCGGTGGAGTCCGTGACCACGGCTACCGACACGCCGTCAGCCTACGTGGCCGGGGCGCAAAGCCGGTGTCATCAGCTTCGCCATGGCCGTGCCGACTGCTTCGTGGCCCGCCCAGCCCCAGTGCATGCCGTCGGGGTTGCCCTCGCCGTCGAGCACGTGATCACCCACGACGGCGGGGAGATCGAGCAGCGGCACGTCCAGGCGCGCGCCCCACGCGGCCATCGCGGCGGCCGCGGCGGGGCGGGCGGTGTGGACGCGGCCGTACGCGTCGGCGCGGTGCACCGACGGCAGCATCCCGAAGATCGGCAGCTCGGGCCGCAACACGCGCAAAGCCTCCACGGCCAGGTCGAGGTAGTGCACGGTCAGCTTCGCGGGCAGCACCGTGGGCCGGCCCCGCAACACGACGGACAACCGCGGTTGCGCGGCCAGATACGCGCCGCGCACGACGCGGCGCACACCGTCGGGACGGAGGTAACGCAAGCCGGTGCGGAGGTACGTCGGCAGCGGCGACGGGAGCGTGTCCATGCTGCCGATCGCCAGCACGACGGCGTCCGCGCGGTGCAGATCGGCCCACACCCGGGGGTCACCGGTCAGGGACCACCACACGTCGCGCGCGGTCCAGCCGATGCCGGCGACCACGTCGGCGCGCCCGTCGAGCGCGGTGGCCGCGACGTTGGGCCACAGGCGTGGTTCGTCTGCGGCACAGGGACCAACCGGTCCGTGGAAGCTCAGCGAATCACCGAAGACGAGCAGGTGCGGGCCCATCGATCAGCCGGTGATCCCCGCGTTGTACGCATACAGCCGCCAGGCGCCGTCGCGGCGGCCGAGCTCCACCCAGTGGCAGTTCATGATCCCGCCGAGCGACGGCCAGATCTCGATCGGCAGGCCGAGCAGCTTCGCCGTAAGCGCCACGATCAGACCGCCGTGCGACGCGAGCAGCACCGACTCGCCGGCGTCGGAATTCGGCTGCAGCAGGTCGTTCACGACCTCGCCCGCGCGCCCCGCGACGTCCACTCGGGACTCTCCGCCCGGCGGCGCCCACGCGGCGTCGGTGCGCCACTTGTCGCGCTCACCGGGGTAGGCGGCGTCGACCTCGGGGCCGGTCATGCCCTGCCACTCACCCAGGTGCGTCTCGCGCAGCCGCTTGTCGATGCGCAGCGGCACGCCGATGGCTTCGCTGAGGACGGTGGCCGTGTCGGTCGCGCGGTGCAGGTCCGACGCGATCACCAGATCGGGCGAGAACCGCGCGAGGGCCGGAACGGCGAAGCGCGCCTGGTTCCAGCCGACCGGGGTCAGCGCGGAGTCGAGGTGTCCCTGCATGCGGCCGGCGGCGTTGTAGTCCGTTTCGCCGTGCCGCCAGAGCAGCAGCCGCTTCAGGCTCACGCGTCCAGGCCGTCCGCGCTGTCCGCGGCGGCGTCGCGATCGGCCGCGGCGGCGGGCTCGAGCCCTTCGACCTCGATGCGCGGGCAGTCCTTCCACAGCCGCTCCAGGCCGTAGAACGAGCGCTCTTCCTGGTGCTGCACGTGGACGACGACGTCGACGTAGTCCAGCAGCACCCAGCGGCCTTCGCGGGCACCTTCGCGGCGGACCGGCTTGTGCCCGCCGATGCGCAGCTTCTCCTCGACGTTGTCGACGATCGCACCGACCTGCCGCTCATTGGCCGCGGACGCGATCACGAAAGCGTCGGTGATCACGAGCTGGTCGGACACGTCCAGCACGACCACGTCGCTGGCCAGCTTGTCGGCTGCCGCGTGCGCGGCCGCGACGGCCAGCTCTCGTGCCTCGGACGTCGCTGCCACAGTGCTCCTTCAGGGTTCGGGGTACGCCCGGACGAGGGTACCCGGTCACTCACCTCGGTCTTTGCGGTACAGGTCCTTCTTGGCGATGTAGCGGACTACGCCGTCGGGCACGAGGTACCAGACGGGCTCGCCGCGCTCCACCCGCTCGCGGCAGGCGGTGGACGAGATCGCCATCGCCGTGACCTCGACGAGGCTGACCTTGCCGCTCGGCAGGTGGTGGGAGTTGAGGCGATAGCCGGGGCGCGTGACGCCGATGAAGTGCGCGAAGTTGAACAGCTCGTCGGCCTTGTGCCAGGTGAGGATCTGCTCCAGCGCGTCGGCGCCGGTGATGAAGAACAGCTGGTCGTCCGGGTACTCCTCGTGCAGGTCCCGCAACGTGTCGACGGTGTAGGTCTGGCCGCCGCGGTCGATGTCGACGCGGCTCACGGAGAACACCGGGTTGGACGCGGTGGCGATCACCGTCATCAGGTAGCGGTCCTCGGCGCGGGTCACGACGCGCTCGGACTTCTGCCACGGCTGCCCGGTCGGGACGAAGATGACCTCGTCCAGCGCGAAGCGCGACTGGACCTCGCTGGCCGCGACGAGGTGACCGTGGTGCACGGGGTCGAACGTGCCGCCCATGACCCCGATCCGGCGTGGTGACATAGCCGGTGAGCCTAATACGCGCGGGCGCGCGAGACCTGCCCATTCGGGCTGCGATGTGCGTGCTGTGCTGCTCGTTACCCAACCCACCACAGCCATGGCGGGAACAGTTGCCGGGCGTGGAAGCGTCCGGATGGGTGCCCGCCTGCGTTTGGTCGGATCGGCAACGCGCGGACCCGGCCTTCCCGCTCCCCAGGAGAAGGCCGGGGCCCGTGCGCCACGCTCCGGCGGTCAAGGGGGCATCGCCGGGCGACCGGTCACCTCCCCCGAGAGGCACCGGTCGCCGAGGAGAGCTCGGAACGCCTGGCGCCTTACACGAGTCTTGTTTGTGACTTGAATCACACAACTGTGGGTATTCGATCGCGAACGGTCCGTTCGTGCCTCGTCCGGCTCCCGTTCTGTCGGCCGCATGGGGTAGACCGGGGACGTGGACACCACCGAAGCCCTTCGCGAGCGTGCCGAGACCCTGCTGCGGTCGCTCGCCGGCGAAACCGCGACCCTGCGCGAAGACCAGTGGACGGCGATCGAGGCCCTCGTCGCCCACCACCGGCGCGCGCTCGTCGTGCAGCGCACCGGGTGGGGCAAGTCGGCCGTGTACTTCCTGGCCACGGCCCTGCTTCGTGAGCAGGGCGCCGGTCCGACCGTCATCGTCTCGCCCCTGCTCGCGCTCATGCGCAACCAGATCTCGGCGGCCGCGCGCGCCGGGATCCACGCGGCCACGATCAACTCGGCCAACGCGCAGGAGTGGGACCAGGTGCAGGCGTCGGTCGTTGCCGGCGACGTCGACGTGCTCCTGGTGAGCCCCGAACGGCTCAACAACCCCGATTTCCGCGACGCCGTGCTGCCGAAGCTCACCGCGAGCGCCGGGCTGCTCGTGGTGGACGAGGCGCACTGCATCTCGGACTGGGGCCACGACTTCCGGCCCGACTACCGCCGGCTGCGCACGCTGCTGGGCGACCTGCCCGACGGCGTGCCGGTGCTGGCCACGACGGCGACGGCCAACGACCGCGTGGCCACCGACGTCGCCGACCAGCTGGGCATCGGCACCGGCGGCGACACGCTCGTGCTGCGCGGTCCGCTCGACCGCGAGAGCTTGCGGCTGGCCGTGGCCGAACTGCCGACGGATCAGGCGCGTCTGGCGTGGCTCGCCGAGCACCTGGCCGAGCTGCCCGGGTCCGGCATCATCTACACGCTCACGGTCGCGGCGGCCCACGACGTCGCGGCGCTGCTCGGTGAGCGCGGCTACCCGGTGGCGGCGTACACGGGCAAGACCGACCCGGCCGACCGACAGGCCGCGGAAGACGACCTGCTGGCCAACCGGGTCAAGGCGCTCGTGGCCACGTCGGCGCTCGGGATGGGCTTCGACAAGCCGGACCTCGGGTTCGTGGTGCACCTGGGCGCGCCGTCGTCGCCGATCGCCTACTACCAGCAGGTCGGGCGCGCGGGCCGCGGTGTGGAGCGCGCGGAGGTCGTGCTGCTGCCGGGCCGCGAGGACAAGGCGATCTGGGCGTACTTCGGCTCGCTGGCGTTCCCCGACGAGCTGCGGGTGTCGCAGGTGCTGAACTCGCTCGCGTACGCCGACCGTCCACTGTCGACTGCCGCGCTGGAGCCGACCGTGGAGCTGTCGCGCTCGCGGCTGGAGATGGTGCTGAAAGTGCTCGACGTCGACGGCGCGGTGCGGCGCGTGCGCGGCGGATGGGAGAGCACGGGCCAGGAATGGCAGTACGACCGCGACCGCTACGCCCGGGTCGCGAAAGCGCGCGAGGCCGAGCAGTCGGCGATGCTCGGCTACATCGCCACGACCGGCTGCCGCATGGAGTACCTGCGCCGCCAGCTCGACGACCCGGACGCGGCGCCGTGCGGCCGCTGCGACAACTGCACCGGGCAGCACTGGGACACCGCGGTGTCGGAGGAGGTCGTGGGCGCCACGCGCGAACGGCTGGACCGGCCGGGCGTCGAGGTGGCGCCGCGCAAGCAGTGGCCCAGCGGAATGAAGGGCCTCGACGTGCCGCTGTCGGGCCGCATCGCCGCCACCGAGCAGGCCGAGCCGGGTCAGGTGCTGGGCCGCCTCACCGACGTCGGCTGGGGCTCGCGGCTGCGCGAGCTCGTCGGGCCGGGCGCGGCGGACGACGTGGTTCCGGAGTCGGTGTTCCAGGCCTGTGTGAAGGTCCTGGCGGCGTGGCCGTGGGCGGAGCGCCCGACGGCCGTCGTGGCCGTGCCGTCGGCGACCCGGCCGGTCCTGGTGGCGAACCTGGCGGAGCGGCTCGCGACCATCGGCCGCCTGGAGCACCTCGGCACGCTTGACTCCGCCGGCCCACCCCCGCGGCAGGCCAACAGCGCCCAGCGCCTCGCCGACCTCTGGCAGCGCCTCGCCTTGCCCGACGACGTCGCCGCCCGCGTCGTCGACACCCCCGGCCCCATCCTCCTCGTGGACGACGTCATCGACACCGGCTGGACGATGACCTTGGCTTCCCGCCTCCTCCGCAAGGCGGGAGCGAAGGCGGTGTTGCCGTTCGGTTTGGCCAGCACCTCCTGACTCGGGGGGAAGGCCGCGACCACGGGTCCAGACCAGCGAAGACGTCCAACCAGAACCACTTCCGGTCGGTGAAGAACTACCGATCTCCCGGCATTTCTGGCACAGTGCCCTTCCACCCGAGCGGGACGTGGAGGTCGCCATGGCCGGATCGACGGCGGAGGTCGCGACGAGGCACCGGTTGCCGGTGCGGAAGTTGTTCGCCGCCAGTGCCGGGAATGCGCTGGAGTGGTTCGACTGGACGATCTACGCGACGTTCAGCATCTACTTCGCGGGCGCGTTCTTCCCCTCCGGCAACGAAGCGCTGGCGTTGATCAACACGTTCGCGACCTACGCGCTCGCGTTCTTCTTCCGGCCGCTGGGCGGGGTGCTGCTCGGGCGGTTCGCGGACGTGCACGGGCGCAAGCCGGCCATGATCCTGACCATCGCGCTCATGGCGGGCGGGTCGGTGGCGATCGCGGTGCTGCCGACGTTCGCGCAGGTGGGCTGGCTCGCGCCGGTGCTGTTGCTGCTCGCAAGGGTGGCGCAGGGGATTTCGCTGGGTGGCGAGGTGTCGAACGCCTCGGCGTACCTCGGGGAGATCGCGCCGGCGAAGAGGCGCGGGCGGTACTCGTCGTTCTTCTACATCTCCACCGGGTCGGCGGTGCTGATCGCGACTGTGCTGGGGTTCGTGCTGGCGCGGACGATGGACAAGGCGCAGCTCGCTTCGTTCGGCTGGCGTATCCCGTTCCTGCTGGGCGGGGTGCTGGGGCTCGTCGGATTGTGGTTGCGGCGCAGCCTCGCGGAAACCGAGCTGTTCGAACAGAAGAAGGAGCAGGCGCGACGCGTCGAGCGACCGTTGCTGACCACGCTGACGCATCACCCCAAGGCCGTCGGGCAGCTCGTGGGCTTCACGATGCTGTCCACACTTTGCTACTACACCTTCTTCAGCGCCCTCACCTCCTTCGCCGTGAAGACGCGCGGGGCGAGCGACGTC
Protein-coding regions in this window:
- a CDS encoding DegV family protein produces the protein MSVAVVTDSTAHLPEGFADRHSVRVVPLHVLVDGAVSYDGTEMGPAALAEALGERKIVTTSRPTPAEFATVFRAALDDGAESVVSVHLSKELSGTWEAAVLAAQEVGPDLVRVVDSRTTAMGLGFAALHAAVAATAGKSAVDVEAAAVDAAGRSSTLFVVETLEHLRRGGRIGPAAALLGTALAVKPVLHMSEGRILPLEKVRTMNRAMGRLVELAVKAAGEGPVELAVHHLASPERAVELANRLEEAVPGCAGGCVVSELGAVIGAHTGPGVLGVVVQRER
- a CDS encoding MFS transporter, with translation MAGSTAEVATRHRLPVRKLFAASAGNALEWFDWTIYATFSIYFAGAFFPSGNEALALINTFATYALAFFFRPLGGVLLGRFADVHGRKPAMILTIALMAGGSVAIAVLPTFAQVGWLAPVLLLLARVAQGISLGGEVSNASAYLGEIAPAKRRGRYSSFFYISTGSAVLIATVLGFVLARTMDKAQLASFGWRIPFLLGGVLGLVGLWLRRSLAETELFEQKKEQARRVERPLLTTLTHHPKAVGQLVGFTMLSTLCYYTFFSALTSFAVKTRGASDVDVFLALSIATALFVALQYPMGALADRVGRRPQLLVWSGATALVIVPLSFLVRPGLGGLLVVFCVGLGLYTAMTSLAPAIMSELFPTELRGLGIGAWYNLTVALFGGTAPLVLSALSAAGAATAFFWYVAVAAAIAFLVVLRLPETKGSELR
- the octT gene encoding diglucosylglycerate octanoyltransferase; translation: MGPHLLVFGDSLSFHGPVGPCAADEPRLWPNVAATALDGRADVVAGIGWTARDVWWSLTGDPRVWADLHRADAVVLAIGSMDTLPSPLPTYLRTGLRYLRPDGVRRVVRGAYLAAQPRLSVVLRGRPTVLPAKLTVHYLDLAVEALRVLRPELPIFGMLPSVHRADAYGRVHTARPAAAAAMAAWGARLDVPLLDLPAVVGDHVLDGEGNPDGMHWGWAGHEAVGTAMAKLMTPALRPGHVG
- a CDS encoding TetR/AcrR family transcriptional regulator, yielding MEPSRPLRADAVRNRTKILDAAREQITRLGPDVPMDTIAEAAGVAVGTLYRHFPTKTDLVTAVIGEHSELITEAIEAAAERVAGGADAMGEISALVSHIVEAAADDRAVKAAAQNVGAEYLTPEQESRSRAATTRMIKVAQRDGRLREDVTADDFYLLILTAPTDVQPAVRARWLELFLAGFTTGKG
- the nadD gene encoding nicotinate-nucleotide adenylyltransferase, coding for MSPRRIGVMGGTFDPVHHGHLVAASEVQSRFALDEVIFVPTGQPWQKSERVVTRAEDRYLMTVIATASNPVFSVSRVDIDRGGQTYTVDTLRDLHEEYPDDQLFFITGADALEQILTWHKADELFNFAHFIGVTRPGYRLNSHHLPSGKVSLVEVTAMAISSTACRERVERGEPVWYLVPDGVVRYIAKKDLYRKDRGE
- the rsfS gene encoding ribosome silencing factor codes for the protein MAATSEARELAVAAAHAAADKLASDVVVLDVSDQLVITDAFVIASAANERQVGAIVDNVEEKLRIGGHKPVRREGAREGRWVLLDYVDVVVHVQHQEERSFYGLERLWKDCPRIEVEGLEPAAAADRDAAADSADGLDA
- a CDS encoding RecQ family ATP-dependent DNA helicase; translated protein: MDTTEALRERAETLLRSLAGETATLREDQWTAIEALVAHHRRALVVQRTGWGKSAVYFLATALLREQGAGPTVIVSPLLALMRNQISAAARAGIHAATINSANAQEWDQVQASVVAGDVDVLLVSPERLNNPDFRDAVLPKLTASAGLLVVDEAHCISDWGHDFRPDYRRLRTLLGDLPDGVPVLATTATANDRVATDVADQLGIGTGGDTLVLRGPLDRESLRLAVAELPTDQARLAWLAEHLAELPGSGIIYTLTVAAAHDVAALLGERGYPVAAYTGKTDPADRQAAEDDLLANRVKALVATSALGMGFDKPDLGFVVHLGAPSSPIAYYQQVGRAGRGVERAEVVLLPGREDKAIWAYFGSLAFPDELRVSQVLNSLAYADRPLSTAALEPTVELSRSRLEMVLKVLDVDGAVRRVRGGWESTGQEWQYDRDRYARVAKAREAEQSAMLGYIATTGCRMEYLRRQLDDPDAAPCGRCDNCTGQHWDTAVSEEVVGATRERLDRPGVEVAPRKQWPSGMKGLDVPLSGRIAATEQAEPGQVLGRLTDVGWGSRLRELVGPGAADDVVPESVFQACVKVLAAWPWAERPTAVVAVPSATRPVLVANLAERLATIGRLEHLGTLDSAGPPPRQANSAQRLADLWQRLALPDDVAARVVDTPGPILLVDDVIDTGWTMTLASRLLRKAGAKAVLPFGLASTS
- a CDS encoding histidine phosphatase family protein, with protein sequence MSLKRLLLWRHGETDYNAAGRMQGHLDSALTPVGWNQARFAVPALARFSPDLVIASDLHRATDTATVLSEAIGVPLRIDKRLRETHLGEWQGMTGPEVDAAYPGERDKWRTDAAWAPPGGESRVDVAGRAGEVVNDLLQPNSDAGESVLLASHGGLIVALTAKLLGLPIEIWPSLGGIMNCHWVELGRRDGAWRLYAYNAGITG